The window ATAATTCTCCCACTTTTTTTAATGTTGATACATTTTCACAAATCAATTCAAATCCATTTTTTTCAACTTGTTCTTTACCTTGAGATACATATCTAAAATCTGTTATAAAAAATTTTTTTTCTCCAATTACTAATCCTGTACCTGTTGTTCCTGTAAATCCAGTAAAATATCTCACATTTAATAAGTTTGTAATTAAAACTGCGTCTACACCTTTTTCTCTCATTAACTCTTTTAATTTCATAAACTACCCCCTTTAAAATATTATTTTTCCTCCACCTATGACTAGTTCATCACTATATAATACTAAATGCTGTCCTTTTGCATTTTGTGGATTTTTTTCCTCATATTGAAAATATATTTTTTCTTTTTCTTCAATTACTTTACCATAAAAACCTGTACTTGAAAACCTTGGTTTTGCCAAAACTCTCATTTGAGTCAGTGTTTCAAAAGGAATATGAGTTTTAAAATTTTCTAATTCTATTTTTTCTCTATATAACTCTATATAATCACCTAATATTATTTCATTTTTTTGTGGAATAATATCTATTATAAAGTATACCTTAGAAAATAAAACACCCAAACCTCTTCTTTGTCCTATTGTATAAAGCTGGTATCCTTGATGCTGTCCTAGTATTTTACCCTGTTTATCTACATAGTTTCCAGGAACTATTTTGTCTTTTAAATTTTTCTTTAAAAACTCTAAATATCCCTCTTTAGCAAAGCAAATCCCTTGACTATCTTTTTTATCAAAAACTTTTACTCCATAATTTTTAGCTTTTTCTCTAACTATTATTTTCTCATATTTTGCTAAAGGAAATATCATCCTTTCTATTATTTTTGGCTCAATTCTGTATAGCATATATCCTTGATCTTTTTTGCTATCCTTTGGTTTTTTAAATAAATATTTTCTAAATTTATTATCTTTACTTATTTCACAATAGTGACCTGTAGCTATATAATAAGCTTTTTTTTCATCAGCTATTTCTATTAATTTCTTTATTTTTATTATTTCGTCACAAACTACACATGGAGATGGTGTCATTCCCATTGCGTATTCATCTATAAAATATTTTATAATTTTATCTTTAAATTCATCTACAACATCTAGTATAATATGCTCTATTTTTAACTCTTTAGCTAAACTAATAGCATCTTCTAAATCCTTCGATTCTTTTTGCTCATCACTTACCACTAAAGTAACGCCAATTACTTCAAAACCATCCTCTTGCAACATATATGCTGAGGTAGATGAATCCACTCCTCCACTTAATCCTAAAATCACTCTTTTTCTACTCATAATCTCCTCTACTTTTTAGCTATATGTATTGAGCCAATATTATATCTTTTTATTTCATTTCCTACAAATACTTCTAAAGTTCCATCCTCTAAAATATCTCCAGCTATTCCACTTTCTTTTTTATCAAAAGTTACGATATCAATTCTTTTACCATACAAATAATTAACTTCATTAATTTTTTTTAAAATTTCTTTCCATTTTCCATTTTTAAACTCTTCAAAATTATAGAAAAAATCATTAACTATAGTTAATATAATCTCCTCTAAATCATAATTTTTATTTGTTTTTTCTTTCAATGATATTGCAATATTTTTTGCTTCTTCAAGATTTAAATTATTAACATTTAATCCAATACCAATTATATAGTTGTCTCCTATTTTTTCTACTAATATACCACTAATTTTTTTTTCATCTAAAAATAAATCATTAGTCCATTTAAATTTATAATCTAAATTCTCTATCTTTTTTAGAGAATATAAAAGAGAGTAACCAACTAAAAGTGGTAATTTCATATATTCTTCTTCTAATATTTCTGAATTATGCTTCAGTACAAAAGAAAACAAAGCTGCTCCCTTAGTGGACACCCACTTATTTCCTCTCCGTCCTCTTCCTAGTGTTTGAACTTTTGCTATAGCTAAGTCTTTTTCTAGTACATCACTTTTTTCTCTTAAAAATTTATTCGTAGAATCAATCTCTTCAAATTTATATATTCTCATCTTTTCTCCTTTTAAAATAAAAAATTAGGCAGAATTCTGCCTAATTTTTTAATCATTGTATCCATCTGGATTTTCTTTATGCCATTTCCATGCTGTTTCTATTATAGAATCTAATGATGCATACTTAGGCTTCCACTTTAACTCTTTCATAGCTTTTTCTGAGCTTGCCACTAATTTTGCTGGATCTCCAGCTCTTCTTGGTGAAACTTCAGCTGGTATAGTATGTTTTGTAACTTTTCTAGCTACCTCTATTACTTGCTTTACTGAGAATCCTTCTCCATTTCCTAAATTATAAACTGTACTTTCTCCACCATTTTTTAATCTGTCTAAAGCTAGTATATGAGCATCAACTAGATCCATCACATGAACGTAATCTCTTATACAAGTTCCATCTTCTGTAGGGTAATCATCTCCATATATTGCAATCTTCTCTCTTTTTCCTAAAGCTACTTGTAAAATTATAGGAATAAGATGTGTTTCTGGGCTATGATCTTCTCCGATCTCTCCTGTTGGATAAGCTCCTGCAACATTAAAATATCTTAATGCTGTATACTTTATTCCATAAGCATAATCATACCATTTTAAAAGTTTTTCAACCATTAATTTACTTTCACCATAAGGATTTGTTGGATTAGTTTCGTCAGTTTCTAAAATAGGAATATTCTTAGGCTCTCCGTAAGTTGCTGCTGTTGACGAAAATACAATATTTTTAACCTTAAACTCTTTCATTATATTTAATAAGTTCATTGTTCCCATAACATTGTTTTCAAAATATTTAGCTGGATTTGTCATACTTTCTCCAACTAACGAATCAGCTGCAAAGTGTATAACCCCTTCTATTTTATTTTCTTTAAAAACTCTTTTTAAAAACTCTAAATCTCTTAAATCTCCTAGAGCTAATTTTATATTTTCAGGAATTGCTTCTACATGTCCTGTTTGCATATTATCTAAAACAATAACCTCTCTTTTTGCCTCTAATAAGGCTTTTACTGCGTGACTTCCTATATATCCTGCTCCACCACAAACTAATATTGCCATTTTTTTCCTCCTATGGTTTTTTCTTTATTATATTTGCTTTTTAATGTCCAGTCAATCCTTTTAAAACTCTTTACTACTCATCTTATTTAATTTATTTAAAAAAGTTTCCTTTTATAAAAATAGCTAGATTTATAATCTAGCTATTTTTATTATCTTATTTTATTTAAAATTCCCATTCCATATACAGGTCCTGTGTGTGAAGCAATTGTTGCTCCAATTTCCATTCTACCTCTATAATCTAGTTTTTTAGTCTTTTCAGCTATATTTCTAAGTTGATCGGCAGCTTCTAGCTCACTACGAGTTCCACCCCAACCAGTATACATTATAATTGAATTTTTTTCATTTTTTATTAATTTTTCCATATAAGCTAAAGCCCCTCTTTCACCAAGAGCTTTTGCTTCTATGCATACTTCTCCATTCTCTAATTTTAAAACAGGTTTTATTTTTAAGAAGCCTCCTATAACTGATGATGCTCTTCCTATTCTTCCACCTTTTTCTAAATATGAAAGCTCTTTTACAACAAAATAAACTTTCATTTTACTCTTTGTTTCATCAATCCATTCAATTATTTCATCAAATGATTTTCCTTCTTTTACCATTTTTGCAGCTTCTAATACTATATGCGCAAGAGCAAATGTTACAACTTTAGAATCTACTATAGCTATATCATCCTCTTTATTTAACATTCCTCTAGCCACTCTTGCAGCTTGTTGAGTTCCACTTAATTTACTTGAAATATGGATAGATATTATTTTTTTATAACCTTTTTCCAATAATTTTTCATAAAGCTCCTTAAACTCTGCTGGAGAAGGCTGAGATGTTTTAGGTACAATATTTTCTTTTAAAAGTTGTTTCCAAAACTCACCTTTTGAAATATCCACTCCATCTCTATAGTAAGTATCTCCTGCTAACTTTATTTTTAAAGGAATAATATCTATATCTAATCCCTTAATCATATCTGGTGTTAAATCTGATGTCGAATCAGTTACAATAGCAATTTCAGGTAACTCTGGATTTCTATTTGTAATATAGATATAATATGGATAGTTTTCTTGTCCTATAACTAAATCAGAATATCTTACTGTTGATTTTATTCCTTTAAGAATTTTGTTTGCTTCTTCAGTAGAACCTTTTCCAATACAAGCAAATATATTTAAAGTTTCACTGTTTACACATGTTTTATAAATATTTTCAACTATCTCCTCTAATGTAGATGCCTTTAGCTTTATTTTTCCATTTATTAAAGCTATATAATCTCCTTGAGATATTGTTATTTCATCAACTTTAGTATCTCTTACTGCTTGCGTTATTTCAATTGATGCATTAAATGGAAGTTGCTTTAGTATTTCATCCATTCCAAAGTCTTTATTTTTAACAACGTATTCACCCTCTAACATTGTTTTAGTTTCTAAAACTGTTACTTCTTTTGGTGATCTTTCTGCTGCTAATTTAGCTGATGAAATTATATTCTTATTATTTGGCAATATTACAATTTTTTCAGCTTTTATTTTATTCAATCCTTCTTCTATATCGGCAACACTTGGATTTTGTGTTTGCCCTCCAATTAAAACTGCTGTTGCACCATTATCTAAAAATAGATTTCCTAATTCCATATTATCTACAATAGCAAAGTATGCAATTGGTTTACTATTTTCATTTTGAACTAAAATTTTTCCTTTTTTATCAACTTTATAATGCTCCGCATCTGCTAAAAGCATATTTTTATGTTGAATCTCCATATTATCAATTTTAATATTTGATAAATTTCCTAATTTACCAGCTATTTCTAATACAGCTCCAGGATTATTTGTATGTATATGAGTTTTTGTCTTTTTTGATGTTTGAGCACAAACCATTGAATCTCCGTAATTTACAATTTTTGACTTATAATCATCTAAATCAAAATCACCTGATTCTATAACAAACTCTGTACAATACTTGAATTTAATATCTTCAAACACATGACTTCCAGAATGTTCCATTATATCTTTTCTTTTAGCTTGCGATTGAACAATTCTTTCTAGATCATGTAACATCTCTGGATCTGTTATTGATTTTTCAAATCCCTCTAATATATAGAATATTCCTTGTCCACCAGCATCTACAACTCCTGCTTCTTTTAGCTTTGGTAATTGATTCGGTGTCTCTTCAACGGCCTCTTGAGCTGCTTCTTTTAAATAAACTAAAAACGGTATAAAATCATCTGCAGGTCCATCATATTTCTCAGCCTCTTCTGCTACTCTTCTAATAACTGTTAACATTGTTCCTTCAACTGGTTCACTTACAGCTTTATAAGCCTTTTCTTTAGCTAGTCTAAACGCAATTTTAACGTCATCTACAGTTACTTCCTCTTTAGTTCTAACTCCATCTAAAAACCCTTGAATAATTTGAGATAAAATTGTTCCAGAGTTTCCTCTAGCTCCTAAAAGAATAGCTTCTGAAACTATATCAGATAACTCTTCCATATCAGGTTCATGATTTAATTTTATTAACTCATTTTCAACTGCTTGTAATGTCATAGACATATTAGTTCCTGTATCTCCATCTGGAACAGGATATACATTTAAATCATTTAAAACATCTGAATATTTTGATAGCCATCTACTTGCTGCTATCAATAACTTTGTTAGCCTAGTAGAGTTCAATACCTTTACTTCTATATTCATTATTTTCCTCCATTGTTAAAATGTAGGTGGATTTACCACCCAAAGAGCTCTAGCTCTTTTATCTGAATTATTTTTAAATCTATGCTTTTGACTAGATTTAAAATAGAAACTATCTCCTTCATGTAAATTATGAACTGTTTCTTCTATATATATATCTAAACTTCCCTCTAGAATAAATATAAATTCTTCTCCATGATGTGTGTAATAACTTCTGCCACTTTCTCCACCTGGTCCAATTTCATATAAAATTGGCTCCATACTTTTTTCAATATTTGATGATGTTAATAAAGATAAAGTTGTATTAGAATCTACACTCTCAACATATTTTCTTTCTTTTGCTCTAATTAAATCTGAATTTTTCTTTACCTCTTCATCTTCAATTAGATAACTAACTCTTACATCTAATGAATTTGCAATTTTTTTTAAGTTTTCAATTGAAGGAGATGCTTTTCCCTGCTCTATTTGTGATAAAAAACTAGCTGATAAATCAACCATTGTTGCTAACTCTCTTAATGATAATGATTTTTCATTTCTACTTTTTTTTATTCTCTCTCCTATACTCACTTTTTATTCATCCTCCTCTAATATTTTATATAGTTCAAATAGACTATGGAGAACTGCTTTTCTTCTTATTTTTTCTCTATCCCCTATGAAATCGAATTTAAAAGTTAAGACTTTTTCTTTAACTTTAACTCCAATATAAACTAACCCTACAGGCTTATCCTTTGTTCCACCTTCAGGGCCTGCAATTCCAGTTATTGAAATACCAACATCTGTTTTTAATCCAATAACCATTTCTTTTGCAACCTCTTTGCTCACAGCTCCATATTTTTCTATTAAATTTTTATTAACGTTTAATCTATCTATTTTTGCTTCATTACTATATGTAATTAATCCCTCTTTAAAAAACTTTGATATACCTGGTACTGAAACAATTGTTGAAGATAACATCCCACCTGTACATGATTCAGCTACAGATAATGTATAGTTTCTTTTTTCTAATAATTTAAAAATTTTATCTTCTATTTTTTCTTGATCTTCTGTTAATATATACTTTCCTATACTATTATATATCTTTTCCTTAATTTTTTCCACTGTGTTTTTATATCTATCTAATGTTTGCATCCTTACTATTATACCATAATCTTTAACCAAAAATTCATATTCTATATTTGGTTCTATAAAAAATCCTTTAATCTTCTCTTCTAGTATAGATTCTGGAATTCCTGAAATAATAATATCTTTTATATATATTGGATCTAAATCTTTACAATAATTTTTTGTATAAAAATTTAAAAATTTTGGGAACATATTATATAATTCTCTAGGAACTCCTGGAAAAGCTGCAATTCCATCTACAAAAAATGCTGGTGCCATCCCTACATCATTTTTTATTGAAATTGCTCCTTCTGGTTTTTGAACTTCCTTAAGATTTTTATTTAAAAATTGAATATTCAACTTTCTAAATTTTTCTTTAATTTCTTCTAACTCTTTATCTTCAATAATAAATTTTTTATCTAAAAATTTTCTTATTGCTTCTTTAGTTAAATCATCATCTGTTGCTCCTAACCCTCCTGACAAAATAACTAAATCACTCATTTTCTTAGCAAATTTAAGCGCATCTTCAATCTTCTGTAAAGAATCCCCTACCGTTAATTTATAATCAATTTTTATTCCAGCCTTATTTAATTCTTCTGCCATAAATACACTATTTGTATCTAAAGTAGCTCCATTTAAAAGTTCCGTTCCTACTAATATTAGTGTGCATCTCATTTTTATCTACCTCTTAAAAGAATATTGTCCATATACAAACCATTAAAAAATTACCAATTACTCCTGCTAAAAAATCATCTAAAACTACACCTACACCATTTCCAAAAAATTGTGACTTATATATTGGTCCAATCTTAGTTATATCAAAGAATCTAAAAATAACAAATCCTATCACAATAGCCATAATTGTTTGAAATATTCCAACTGGATTTATTAAAAATAAAGTTGTTAAGAATCCTAAAACTTCATCTATTACTACTTTTTGTGGATCTTTTTCTTTAAATATCTCTCTTTCTGCTATATCAGAAACATAAACTGCTATAGCAAAAAATGTCATTAAAAACATAAAATAAAAAGAGTTATAAATCATATTATTAGGAAATATTTTTTTTAAAATCACTAATCCTATATATATAGGAATTCCCCCCAATGTTCCAAAAGTTCCTGGAGCTACCGGCATCTCTCCTAAACCAAACACTGTTGCTAAATTTTTAACTACTTTTCTATTCATTAAAACACTCCTTTTTCATAGTTATAGGGTTTATATACTCCCTTTCCATTTAGAATATCTTTTATCTCTTCAGGTGTTTCAGTTGTAAACTCTAAAACTAATTCAGAGATTCCAATTTTTTCTAAATATTTTCTGTCTTTAAGTATATTTAATGGTTTTTCTAAATAAATTTCACTATTTCCTATACTATTTTTTATTATTGTAAACTTATCTCCTTGTTCATTTTCTATAACCTTTACTTCTTCATTTCCAAAAGATAACTCTGTATACATAGCTCTTGGTCTTCCATAAGCTAATATAGCTTTTTTTATTTTTGTTTCTCCTATCTCTTCTAATCTTCTATAACTAATTTCAGGAGAAACTATAATTGTGTCTATTTTCTCTATATTAGAGAAATGGTCAAAGGCATAACGATTTGATATATTTAAATTCCATCCCAGTGTTATTTGTGTATTTTTATTTTCTAAAGCTTGATATAAATTAGTTGCCATTTTATTCGATAAATCTATTTTTTCTAAATTTTCTTCTCTTGCTACATCATATCCTTTAAAATATATCTTATCTATTCCGTAAGAAATTAAAATATTTTTTTGTTCATCTGTTGAAACTATTGCTGATAATATACTACTTTTTTCACTAACCTCTTTTTTAGATAATTTTACTAACTCATCACAGCTTTCTTTCCTATAACTTAATATTAACTTTTCTAGAAGAAGTTTTACCGCATCTCTTTTTAATTGTTTTAACGTAGAAATCGGTAAAAATATATTCTCATCTATTTCAATATTTTTTATAAATCCAATAAATGTTGTATCACCTATCTCTAATAACTTCTCACTTATAACATCTTGTGATGTAC of the Cetobacterium sp. NK01 genome contains:
- a CDS encoding helix-turn-helix domain-containing protein; this encodes MSIGERIKKSRNEKSLSLRELATMVDLSASFLSQIEQGKASPSIENLKKIANSLDVRVSYLIEDEEVKKNSDLIRAKERKYVESVDSNTTLSLLTSSNIEKSMEPILYEIGPGGESGRSYYTHHGEEFIFILEGSLDIYIEETVHNLHEGDSFYFKSSQKHRFKNNSDKRARALWVVNPPTF
- the mnmA gene encoding tRNA 2-thiouridine(34) synthase MnmA: MSRKRVILGLSGGVDSSTSAYMLQEDGFEVIGVTLVVSDEQKESKDLEDAISLAKELKIEHIILDVVDEFKDKIIKYFIDEYAMGMTPSPCVVCDEIIKIKKLIEIADEKKAYYIATGHYCEISKDNKFRKYLFKKPKDSKKDQGYMLYRIEPKIIERMIFPLAKYEKIIVREKAKNYGVKVFDKKDSQGICFAKEGYLEFLKKNLKDKIVPGNYVDKQGKILGQHQGYQLYTIGQRRGLGVLFSKVYFIIDIIPQKNEIILGDYIELYREKIELENFKTHIPFETLTQMRVLAKPRFSSTGFYGKVIEEKEKIYFQYEEKNPQNAKGQHLVLYSDELVIGGGKIIF
- the galE gene encoding UDP-glucose 4-epimerase GalE; this translates as MAILVCGGAGYIGSHAVKALLEAKREVIVLDNMQTGHVEAIPENIKLALGDLRDLEFLKRVFKENKIEGVIHFAADSLVGESMTNPAKYFENNVMGTMNLLNIMKEFKVKNIVFSSTAATYGEPKNIPILETDETNPTNPYGESKLMVEKLLKWYDYAYGIKYTALRYFNVAGAYPTGEIGEDHSPETHLIPIILQVALGKREKIAIYGDDYPTEDGTCIRDYVHVMDLVDAHILALDRLKNGGESTVYNLGNGEGFSVKQVIEVARKVTKHTIPAEVSPRRAGDPAKLVASSEKAMKELKWKPKYASLDSIIETAWKWHKENPDGYND
- a CDS encoding DegV family EDD domain-containing protein, with the protein product MNIEVKVLNSTRLTKLLIAASRWLSKYSDVLNDLNVYPVPDGDTGTNMSMTLQAVENELIKLNHEPDMEELSDIVSEAILLGARGNSGTILSQIIQGFLDGVRTKEEVTVDDVKIAFRLAKEKAYKAVSEPVEGTMLTVIRRVAEEAEKYDGPADDFIPFLVYLKEAAQEAVEETPNQLPKLKEAGVVDAGGQGIFYILEGFEKSITDPEMLHDLERIVQSQAKRKDIMEHSGSHVFEDIKFKYCTEFVIESGDFDLDDYKSKIVNYGDSMVCAQTSKKTKTHIHTNNPGAVLEIAGKLGNLSNIKIDNMEIQHKNMLLADAEHYKVDKKGKILVQNENSKPIAYFAIVDNMELGNLFLDNGATAVLIGGQTQNPSVADIEEGLNKIKAEKIVILPNNKNIISSAKLAAERSPKEVTVLETKTMLEGEYVVKNKDFGMDEILKQLPFNASIEITQAVRDTKVDEITISQGDYIALINGKIKLKASTLEEIVENIYKTCVNSETLNIFACIGKGSTEEANKILKGIKSTVRYSDLVIGQENYPYYIYITNRNPELPEIAIVTDSTSDLTPDMIKGLDIDIIPLKIKLAGDTYYRDGVDISKGEFWKQLLKENIVPKTSQPSPAEFKELYEKLLEKGYKKIISIHISSKLSGTQQAARVARGMLNKEDDIAIVDSKVVTFALAHIVLEAAKMVKEGKSFDEIIEWIDETKSKMKVYFVVKELSYLEKGGRIGRASSVIGGFLKIKPVLKLENGEVCIEAKALGERGALAYMEKLIKNEKNSIIMYTGWGGTRSELEAADQLRNIAEKTKKLDYRGRMEIGATIASHTGPVYGMGILNKIR
- a CDS encoding biotin--[acetyl-CoA-carboxylase] ligase — its product is MRIYKFEEIDSTNKFLREKSDVLEKDLAIAKVQTLGRGRRGNKWVSTKGAALFSFVLKHNSEILEEEYMKLPLLVGYSLLYSLKKIENLDYKFKWTNDLFLDEKKISGILVEKIGDNYIIGIGLNVNNLNLEEAKNIAISLKEKTNKNYDLEEIILTIVNDFFYNFEEFKNGKWKEILKKINEVNYLYGKRIDIVTFDKKESGIAGDILEDGTLEVFVGNEIKRYNIGSIHIAKK
- a CDS encoding phosphatidylglycerophosphatase A, with translation MNRKVVKNLATVFGLGEMPVAPGTFGTLGGIPIYIGLVILKKIFPNNMIYNSFYFMFLMTFFAIAVYVSDIAEREIFKEKDPQKVVIDEVLGFLTTLFLINPVGIFQTIMAIVIGFVIFRFFDITKIGPIYKSQFFGNGVGVVLDDFLAGVIGNFLMVCIWTIFF
- a CDS encoding CinA family nicotinamide mononucleotide deamidase-related protein; this translates as MRCTLILVGTELLNGATLDTNSVFMAEELNKAGIKIDYKLTVGDSLQKIEDALKFAKKMSDLVILSGGLGATDDDLTKEAIRKFLDKKFIIEDKELEEIKEKFRKLNIQFLNKNLKEVQKPEGAISIKNDVGMAPAFFVDGIAAFPGVPRELYNMFPKFLNFYTKNYCKDLDPIYIKDIIISGIPESILEEKIKGFFIEPNIEYEFLVKDYGIIVRMQTLDRYKNTVEKIKEKIYNSIGKYILTEDQEKIEDKIFKLLEKRNYTLSVAESCTGGMLSSTIVSVPGISKFFKEGLITYSNEAKIDRLNVNKNLIEKYGAVSKEVAKEMVIGLKTDVGISITGIAGPEGGTKDKPVGLVYIGVKVKEKVLTFKFDFIGDREKIRRKAVLHSLFELYKILEEDE